The Pyrenophora tritici-repentis strain M4 chromosome 10, whole genome shotgun sequence genome contains a region encoding:
- a CDS encoding DOP1, Dopey: MSADSAANPHVFSPTASGRSSPAPWSARNATEEPLYKKDKGFRRYAAGVERALALWDTAQQEWADYISFLGRLLKALQAQPSDIPVIPHSDTVALRLAQCLNPTLPSGVHQKALEVYDYIFSTIGKDALARDLNLYFPGLASVLSFASLSVRPLYLSIFERYILKLDEAALRPALKAIILSLLPGLEDETSEDFERMVSATEKLRKAVQENSDHVAGTKSTSGSSHFWQCFFLATITNSSRRQGALAFLVRRLPKFGRSIRRASPSDPSTPVETLSVEAEAATSPEPGLLIRCFESGLSDPQILIQRGFLDLLVSHLPLDSPVLQQRVGKGDLERLVAAASSVVSRRDMSLNRRLWAWFLGPEPSASEGTDGITSPSATADPASQQAAFFSRYGLEALTNSVLKIINRRSKLPTERARPFRLCLSLMDRWEVGGLIVPEIFLPALQSVHSYSETASKDEVDEVMRSASAFFDGVDSGLIWGKLIELITSSLQIDGATHDEALRKMKLAKFVLARFNLKEEDMLLHHMPLMVLSTLTSLNDTIEKTGKPTANIEVLSLALEITDSLVQIVPDRSFQGNQATDGQLAEAIKISRADVSQQIRTFYEESQGSLDAADIPFDPPQLGQIVLREASRMFTTALYSVDTHIPVETPAKILANLIFKTQRLDAIKDTNLPSVFADVFQTSAGSTPKLGFPQLSAMAAVLLALQTAIPSEPCIPSGQLSELVHPLVGHFWQYLSPTLPKYHVETARCMLQLHSIAPARRMVESAISAIIVDQTSRGTTSTGASNCGRRFATLWTHVMHELSLQSEKRANLTRRLSANVPPSSAPAGDFHAVLTRPLLLLLDTLAEEGCETSTFMQNWLQDLPSLNRVFEVLAIHIQSLNCLVASSSLAPDTGTHRRQPPVKRDDTKECLYYLKHVLNIIKIPSHFTWVTLAEVTVAWMEQPTMRISVQEWLVRTSLKTLSLHTADIETDVDCHIHELHRLSVSIISQIYRSPFAAPLRDLELEVPIMARLRSANPSLQSLLLDAELAALKLRLTRPPEPEPELKPPTLPTNRSRISLALNRESEDHTPAPIPPPPQLVECLKFGFSSPTSRLVLDDWIHFLVEVLPIFADTIFQNLLPLVECLCKEINITFEHLKSTFVKGQPLPVISPESTLISLMNGLEQILAKAHERLTSQETKVSAHKSPEQPQGFFSNVVSGVFSSDTGQTRTPTANSRLTVLLCFQDTVRICFAIWSWGGYGHRPELQDATSASSFAYTSLRMRNRARRTLEHLFDAEALECLETLAVLWAHAKRDAIEGSAVTGLLNVLNGSKPKHTIPAMFNAVYSRTDPGALDSNRLSTLTSDLTDTELVAFLVEYTNSLEDDAMDEIWQDCTLFLRDVLANPLPHRQILPMLLEFTAVIGQKVDNTNFGEQRKMRRELADIFARVLTAIFTTRSMSYLQDTNQVANEKPPPVTNGNRAQKRANDVVSILTTIVPKLSIILVENDRVAKVVSDISTSVIGPTFRAKAFPENVSGSILELLQGLTKIAQGNKILKKDTYDAFNDARFFNTPLPLLRDAWLPILEQWTQSDKERVPELLSRLSAPTTAGIMFGVGATSARQEADRKTQFTLRRIALLILGSAEDAFTSNIAQIVEKLVELLTATPASSPSSVTRAEVMVLLRAVILKTSPVHLAPLWPVVNGELKSGLSALLPDAPNKEHYNNAGIIQICKLLDELVVLDPDDFQLMEWLFVSDTIDAVYKPINLPTQMSLTDEISDVLTRSSTALAAPLTGLNGTDAEESKRTLLLDPLIEALEKEEGAAVLDMTRGELISRLVRPFLGNIAMNAFEARYGGGEADWQGIWNSVVHDAGS, encoded by the exons ATGTCGGCTGATTCGGCTGCTAACCCGCACGTCTTCTCACCAACAGCCTCCGGTCGCTCCAGTCCTGCGCCGTGGTCCGCACGCAACGCGACAGAAGAGC CGCTGTACAAGAAAGATAAAGGCTTCCGACGATATGCGGCCGGTGTTGAACGCGCCCTCGCCCTCTGGGATACGGCACAGCAGGAATGGGCCGACTATATTTCCTTCTTGGGAAGACTGCTGAAG GCCCTGCAAGCGCAACCTTCAGACATACCCGTCATCCCACATAGCGATACTGTCGCACTGCGATTAGCGCAGTGCTTGAATCCAACATTGCCCTCGGGCGTTCACCAAAAGGCACTGGAGGTCTATGATTACATCTTCTCCACCATCGGT AAAGATGCCCTCGCCCGTGACCTCAACCTCTACTTCCCCGGCCTTGCCTCCGTCCTCTCGTTCGCTTCTCTTTCGGTCCGCCCATTGTATTTGTCCATCTTCGAAAGATATATATTGAAGCTCGACGAAGCTGCCCTCCGACCGGCCTTGAAGGCCATTATACTATCGCTTCTGCCTGGTCTGGAAGACGAGACAAGTGAGGACTTTGAGCGCATGGTCTCCGCGACGGAGAAGTTGCGGAAAGCTGTTCAGGAAAATTCTGACCATGTCGCCGGCACCAAGAGCACCAGTGGTTCGTCGCACTTCTGGCAATGCTTTTTCTTGGCCACTATCACGAATTCATCCAGAAGACAGGGTGCACTTGCGTTCCTCGTACGTCGTCTACCAAAGTTTGGACGTTCCATTCGCCGTGCCTCTCCATCCGATCCTTCTACGCCCGTGGAGACTCTTTCCGTTGAGGCCGAGGCAGCTACATCTCCAGAGCCAGGTCTACTCATTCGTTGCTTCGAGTCAGGGCTCTCAGACCCTCAGATACTCATCCAACGCGGCTTCCTTGACTTATTAGTCAGCCATCTGCCTCTCGATTCGCCGGTTTTGCAGCAGCgtgttggcaaaggagacTTAGAGCGACTTGTAGCTGCTGCTTCCAGCGTTGTGTCACGAAGGGATATGAGTTTGAACCGCAGACTTTGGGCATGGTTCCTAGGGCCAGAACCCAGCGCGTCCGAGGGTACTGATGGCATCACGTCCCCAAGTGCTACTGCAGACCCTGCCTCGCAGCAAGCTGCTTTTTTCTCACGATACGGCCTAGAGGCGCTAACAAACAGTGTACTCAAGATAATAAACCGACGTAGCAAGCTACCTACCGAGAGAGCACGCCCTTTTAGGTTATGTCTTTCTCTCATGGATCGCTGGGAAGTGGGTGGGTTGATTGTACCCGAGATCTTCCTCCCAGCTTTACAAAGTGTTCACTCATACAGTGAGACTGCCTCAAAAGATGAGGTCGATGAGGTCATGAGAAGTGCAAGTGCATTTTTCGATGGCGTTGATAGCGGTCTGATCTGGGGTAAGCTTATAGAGCTCATCACATCTTCCCTGCAGATTGATGGCGCTACTCATGACGAAGCCTTGCGAAAAATGAAGCTGGCAAAGTTCGTTCTGGCGCGCTTCAATCTCAAAGAAGAGGACATGTTGTTGCATCACATGCCTTTGATGGTGTTATCAACCCTGACTTCTTTGAACGACACTATCGAGAAGACGGGAAAGCCAACAGCCAACATCGAAGTGTTGAGTCTCGCTCTCGAAATCACCGACTCACTTGTCCAGATTGTACCAGATCGGTCGTTTCAAGGTAATCAGGCAACGGACGGCCAACTAGCCGAAGCCATCAAGATATCTCGAGCCGATGTATCTCAGCAAATCCGGACTTTTTATGAAGAGTCTCAAGGAAGTCTTGATGCTGCAGACATTCCCTTTGATCCACCGCAACTAGGTCAGATCGTGCTGCGCGAGGCCTCACGCATGTTCACGACGGCATTGTACTCAGTGGACACTCATATTCCCGTCGAGACACCTGCCAAGATTCTGGCCAATTTGATATTCAAGACACAACGTCTGGATGCCATCAAAGACACCAATCTTCCATCTGTCTTCGCGGATGTTTTCCAGACCTCAGCTGGCTCCACGCCAAAACTTGGGTTTCCGCAACTGAGCGCTATGGCAGCTGTTCTGTTAGCACTTCAGACTGCAATTCCCTCTGAACCTTGCATTCCCTCCGGTCAACTTTCTGAGCTTGTGCATCCACTTGTCGGTCATTTCTGGCAGTATCTTTCACCAACATTACCAAAGTACCACGTCGAAACCGCCCGGTGCATGTTACAGTTGCACTCGATCGCGCCGGCTCGTCGAATGGTGGAAAGTGCAATCTCCGCTATTATCGTAGACCAGACGTCCCGAGGCACGACATCTACAGGCGCCTCAAATTGTGGTCGGAGATTTGCAACGCTCTGGACCCATGTTATGCATGAACTTAGTCTACAGTCGGAAAAACGTGCGAATCTTACGCGCAGACTGAGCGCTAACGTACCCCCAAGCTCAGCACCTGCAGGTGATTTCCACGCTGTCCTAACAAGGCCGCTACTTCTGCTTCTCGACACTCTCGCAGAAGAAGGATGTGAAACGTCTACCTTTATGCAGAACTGGCTGCAAGACCTTCCGAGCTTGAACAGAGTGTTTGAAGTTCTAGCAATTCACATTCAATCTCTCAATTGTTTGGTAGCCTCCAGTAGCCTGGCGCCCGATACGGGTACACACAGGCGCCAACCACCTGTGAAGAGAGATGACACCAAGGAGTGTCTCTACTATCTCAAGCACGTTCTCAACATTATCAAGATACCCTCACATTTCACCTGGGTAACACTTGCCGAGGTGACGGTGGCGTGGATGGAACAACCAACGATGCGTATCTCCGTCCAGGAGTGGCTCGTACGCACGTCGTTGAAGACATTGTCGCTTCATACCGCCGATATAGAAACGGACGTTGATTGTCACATACATGAACTGCATCGACTGTCAGTTTCGATCATATCGCAAATCTACCGAAGCCCCTTCGCAGCTCCACTTCGAGACTTGGAGCTTGAAGTGCCCATCATGGCGAGGCTGAGATCAGCAAATCCATCTCTACAAAGCCTCCTTCTGGATGCAGAATTGGCTGCTTTGAAACTACGCCTTACTCGTCCACCTGAGCCCGAGCCGGAGTTAAAACCGCCCACACTTCCCACGAATCGATCTCGGATCTCTTTGGCACTTAACAGAGAATCAGAAGATCACACACCAGCCCCAATACCGCCCCCTCCGCAACTCGTCGAATGCTTAAAATTCGGCTTCTCATCCCCAACCAGTCGCTTGGTTCTCGACGACTGGATACACTTTCTCGTTGAAGTCCTACCGATTTTTGCAGATACAATCTTCCAGAATCTCCTTCCGCTCGTGGAGTGCCTGTGCAAGGAAATTAACATCACTTTCGAGCACTTGAAGTCGACCTTTGTGAAGGGTCAACCTCTGCCTGTCATATCGCCTGAGTCGACATTGATATCCCTCATGAATGGTTTAGAGCAGATCCTTGCCAAGGCACACGAACGTTTGACATCGCAAGAAACGAAGGTATCTGCGCACAAGTCTCCAGAGCAGCCCCAAGGGTTCTTTAGTAATGTCGTTTCTGGAGTGTTTTCATCCGATACGGGTCAGACGCGTACGCCAACCGCCAACAGCAGGCTTACAGTCCTACTTTGCTTCCAAGATACCGTTCGCATATGCTTTGCGATCTGGTCGTGGGGAGGCTATGGGCACAGACCAGAATTGCAAGACGCTACATCGGCATCGTCCTTTGCGTACACTTCACTGCGCATGCGTAATCGCGCTCGCCGTACACTGGAGCATTTGTTCGATGCTGAAGCGCTGGAATGTCTTGAGACTTTGGCAGTACTTTGGGCACATGCAAAAAGAGATGCCATCGAGGGTTCTGCGGTCACGGGTCTTCTGAATGTACTGAATGGCTCCAAACCTAAACACACCATCCCAGCAATGTTCAACGCGGTATACAGCCGAACCGACCCCGGTGCTTTGGATAGCAACCGACTATCAACCTTGACCTCGGATCTTACTGACACAGAACTGGTTGCTTTTCTTGTGGAGTACACTAATTCCCTGGAAGACGATGCCATGGACGAGATTTGGCAGGACTGCACATTGTTCCTGCGAGATGTGCTTGCAAATCCATTGCCTCATCGTCAGATACTGCCTATGCTCCTAGAGTTTACTGCTGTTATTGGCCAAAAGGTTGATAATACCAACTTTGGGGAGCAGCGCAAGATGAGGAGAGAACTTGCG GACATATTTGCTAGGGTTCTGACTGCAATCTTCACAACCCGCTCGATGAGCTATTTACAAGACACGAACCAAGTTGCTAACGAGAAGCCTCCCCCGGTCACCAATGGCAACCGTGCACAGAAACGGGCGAACGATGTTGTCTCTATTCTCACTACCATTGTGCCAAAGCTTTCAATTATCCTGGTGGAGAACGACCGAGTTGCGAAGGTCGTCTCAGACATCTCGACATCAGTCATCGGCCCAACCTTCCGCGCTAAAGCCTTCCCCGAGAACGTATCGGGAAGTATACTGGAACTACTCCAAGGTCTCACAAAAATAGCACAAGGGAACAAAATCCTCAAGAAAGACACATACGATGCTTTCAACGACGCCAGGTTCTTCAATACGCCGCTTCCTCTACTCCGGGACGCGTGGCTTCCTATCCTGGAGCAATGGACTCAATCCGACAAGGAGCGTGTCCCAGAACTACTATCGCGCTTATCTGCGCCAACGACGGCTGGCATCATGTTCGGCGTCGGCGCTACATCTGCGCGGCAGGAAGCTGACCGCAAGACACAATTTACATTGCGACGCATCGCACTGCTCATTCTTGGTAGCGCCGAAGACGCTTTCACGTCCAATATAGCACAAATAGTCGAGAAGTTGGTCGAGTTGCTTACGGCTACACCTGCTTCGTCGCCGTCCTCTGTAACGCGCGCAGAAGTCATGGTGCTATTGCGTGCTGTTATTTTGAAGACGTCACCTGTACACCTAGCGCCGTTGTGGCCAGTCGTGAACGGCGAGCTGAAGTCTGGACTTTCAGCACTTCTACCAGATGCACCAAACAAGGAACACTACAACAACGCCGGCATTATCCAGATATGCAAGCTGTTGGACGAGCTAGTTGTGCTCGATCCCGATGACTTCCAGCTTATGGAGTGGTTGTTCGTTTCCGATACTATTGACGCTGTATACAAACCCATCAACCTACCGACACAGATGTCTCTTACGGATGAAATCAGCGATGTTCTCACTAGATCGTCGACTGCACTGGCAGCTCCTCTAACGGGGCTCAACGGAACCGATGCGGAGGAAAGCAAGAGGACTCTACTACTTGATCCGCTCATCGAGGCGCTGGAAAAGGAAGAGGGTGCAGCTGTGCTGGACATGACCCGAGGAGAGCTCATTAGTCGGTTGGTACGGCCATTTCTGGGGAACATAGCGATGAATGCATTTGAGGCGCGGTACGGGGGCGGGGAGGCGGACTGGCAGGGTATCTGGAATAGCGTGGTTCATGATGCTGGGTCTTAG
- a CDS encoding DUF1421 multi-domain protein: protein MTFFSTEAELALMAPDDGMGHLYPSSTCQSPPSIMYSPPMHHMGHRSPIIMPGNGSMYSTQDYRPMMDSPYPPHTLWSSPPSVPLPQVTSYSYPPFTGMASPPMLAHDSTLYSQSFNGSRPSRSHSASSSIGHGMPSSVPSERSPPALSRSLSPSSPDLRAYGIPNKNGTWSCAYPGCTSRAVFTRGCDLRKHHKRHTKSFFCRHGDCPQSTGGGFSSKKDLARHEAKHNPGVLCDWEGCDRVFSRVDNMRDHVKRIHLKASRKSPSTSS from the exons ATGACCTTCTTCTCAACCGAAGCTGAGCTAGCGCTCATGGCGCCTGATGATGGCATGGGCCATCTGTATCCGTCCAGCACATGTCAATCGCCTCCAAGCATCATGTACTCACCACCAATGCACCACATGGGACACCGATCGCCTATCATAATGCCTGGAAACGGATCAATGTACAGCACACAAGACTACCGACCCATGATGGACTCGCCATACCCACCTCACACACTCTGGTCATCACCGCCCTCGGTACCGTTACCCCAGGTAACATCGTACTCGTACCCTCCATTCACGGGCATGGCGTCTCCTCCCATGCTCGCGCACGACTCTACTCTATACTCACAATCATTCAACGGCTCTCGGCCGTCAAGATCGCACTCGGCTTCATCCTCCATCGGCCATGGTATGCCATCTAGTGTCCCCTCAGAGAGATCACCTCCTGCGCTTTCACGGTCTCTCTCTCCTTCATCGCCAGATCTTCGAGCCTATGGCATCCCTAACAAGAACGGCACATGGAGTTGCGCTTATCCAGGGTGCACTTCAAGAGCAGTCTTCACTAGGGGATGCGATCTAAGGAAACACCACAAGCGGCACACAAAGTCGTTCTTTTGCCGCCACGGCGACTGTCCGCAGTCCACTGGAGGCGGCTTCTCGAGTAAAAAGGACCTTGCGAGACACGAAGCAAAACACAACCCAGGCGTTCTGTGTGACTGGGAAGGATGCGATAGGGTGTTTAGTCGCGTAGACAACATG agagACCACGTCAAGAGAATACATCTCAAGGCCTCTCGCAAATCGCCCTCGACTTCTTCTTAG